The nucleotide sequence AAGTAGAAAATGAGGGCTGCAGATTGGGAATTTTTGCAAAAATTGAGTGATAGAACAGCAGAAGAACCCACCATGGTGATGGCCCGTCTGAGCTGCCACAGGCACGGGGACCGCGGACTCAACCGCCAACTGATGTTCTGTCACCTTCTGAGATGCTCTCAGCTTTGcctttgattttaaatgagCCAGAATGCCACCAGCACTTATAACTGCAGAATGGAGATTAATTTTAGCCTAtggtaaattaaaaatatctgtaactACCTTAATGATGAAGTTACTGAAATCACACAGCCGAACTGCTACAGTACTTTTGTACTGGAGGAAGAACTGAACTTCCCAGCCTAAGTGATATTCCAAAACCCAGGCTCAGGAAGCCTTGAGAGACATTAACAAAGCCATCCTGCTCTTCCATGTCCTCAACTCTGCCACTGCTGGCTGCCCAAAGTAACAAACCCTTCTTGCACAAACAATTGGACTGCAGTGCGGTTACACCTGCAGCACAATGCTGCTCGTGAGATGATGTCCATCTCTTCAAAAGCTCTGGAATTAAGCTAAGGTGAGGCTCAAGTTCAAAGAAGAACCTGAAACGCAGTATACACGTGAGCCGACGTGCAAAGAGTCACCTACTGAAACTGCGCGTAACTCAGGTGCGTCACTGCAGAGCCACGGCCGCGCGGCTCTGCTGAGGAACCACGCGCTTCCCGCCCGTCGCTGCGCCCGCAGCACGCTCGCGCTGGCTGCCTGGCCAGGCCTCGCCCTCCCGCTCAGCCCCGTGCTTCAGGCCAAGCTCCGGCAGCCGTGCCCGAGCCCCGCCCGACACCTCGCAGCTGCGGGGCACGACCCGCCGCTCCCAGCACCCGGCCCCAGCCGCGCACCCCCGTCCTGCGGGCGTTTTGCTCGGGTTCTGACAGAACAGCTCCCGGGCAGCCGCACGCCCGGCTTTCGCGTCATGCGCCCGTCTGCCGACAGAAGGCACGCAGCAGCAGTCCCGGCGCATCGCTCCGGGCCGAAGGACGCAGCGGGACGACGCCCCGCGAGCCGCCCGACGGACCCGGAGCTCCTTCCCGCAGCTCCGACGGGGCGGATCGCTCCCGTTTCCCTCCGCTTCCCCGAGCTCCGCCGACGGCCGCGGGCCGCTACCCCCCCCTGCAggcggccgcgccgcgccgcagCCCCGACCCCGCCGCTGCCCtcgccccgccgccccggcTCCTCGCGCTGCCCCCGCTCCCGGCTCCGTCGCGGACGTCCCCGCGGTTACCGTGCCGGCCGCGGCCGTCCCGCCGGGCGAGGCGTGGGGCTCCGGCACCTGCGGGCGGCTCGGCCCTCCGCGCGCCGCCGCGCGcagctctcccctccccccgcAGGGGGCCGAAGCTCCGGGGGCTCCGTCGGCCGcggccccctccccgccccgccgcgccccgccccggCCCGCCGGGGGCTCCGGCATAAATACGGCCCCGAGCGGCGCTCCCGGGGCGGCGCGGCTGGGGAGGGGTCGGAGGTGGTGGCAGCAGCCCGCGCCGGTGGCCTCGCCTGGGACAGGGTGCGAGGGCCCCGCTCCGTGCCCGCCTCGCACAGCCGCCCTCGAGACCCCCGTGTCCCCCGACCGCCGTCTCGCCCTGCTCTGCGCTCCCAACCGCCCCCATGGACTTACTGGGCCCCATGGAGATGACGGAGGGCTCCCTCTGCTCCTTCGCGGCCGCCGACGATTTCTACGATGACCCGTGCTTCAACACGTCGGACATGCACTTCTTCGAGGACCTGGACCCCCGGCTGGTGCACGTGGGCGGGCTGCTGAAGCCCGAGGAGCACCCGCACCATCACGGGCACCACCACGGGCACCCGCACGAGGAGGAGCACGTGCGGGCGCCCAGTGGGCACCACCAGGCCGGCCGCTGCCTGCTGTGGGCGTGCAAGGCCTGCAAGAGGAAGACCACCAATGCCGACCGCCGCAAAGCCGCCACCATGAGGGAGCGGCGGCGGCTCAGCAAGGTCAACGAGGCCTTCGAGACCCTCAAGCGCTGCACCTCCACCAACCCCAACCAGCGCCTGCCCAAGGTGGAGATCCTGCGCAACGCCATCCGCTACATCGAGAGCCTGCAGGCCCTGCTGCGCGAGCAGGAGGACGCGTACTACCCGGTGCTGGAGCACTACAGCGGGGAGTCAGATGCCTCCAGCCCTCGCTCCAACTGCTCCGACGGCATGGTGAGTGCCCCGGGCAGGAGATGAAGTCCTTCCTCCTTGAAgtccagcagcagagggaggcagGGGCCCCACACGCCAGGTCTCTGGGAAGAGAGGGGCAATCTGTTAGATTCCTGGGAGGAAGGTTAGGCAGTCCCTGTGTGCAGGGGAGCTCTCTGGGAGGGTGCCTGGGAGCACACGGCCCCTGGGCACCTCTGATTCCATGCTCTGATATGTCAGTCCCTCGAAGGACAGCAGTGAGGCAGGTCCCCTTGGGTGTGGGAATTACAGGGGAAAACGTACAGGGCAACCGATCAAGTCTAGGGCTTGTTTCCTGTCATTCATCGTGATAACAGGAGGATGGCCCAAGTAGTGGGAGTTGTTTTCCTTGACCCTTATGAAGAAGGCCAGCTCTCCTCTCACTTGACCTCTCTGCAGACGTTTACCGGCAGTAGAAAAAAGAGCCCAGGCTTAGAGCCTTGGGTTATGGGGAGGGGACAAGGGTGGCTGCAGGAATGCTGCCGAGGAATGGGACCACAAGGGCACTtcctgggatttttttctgttttctgatgggGATAATCATCACTGAGCTGAGTACCTGGGACTGTGAAATAGTTGGCAGATAGGAGTTACACAAATGGCCCCTCCTCAACATACAGCCTTTTCATTGTAGATTCAAGTATTGGAAACAAATATATTGGTCAAGGTTTGGGggtttttctttacaaaatcaGAGTAGGAAGGGAAACTAAAGGAAATCCAAAGGTTAGCTGCTTTCTCAGAGGAACTCATGTTTGGAAAAGTCTTCCAAAGTTAGATCAaaagaattccttcctttcttgGGCTGCCTTTTCTAAACTGACCCTAGGCGTAGGGCAGTAGTGATGAGAATGCTGGAAAACCTCATCTCTGGTAAAACCACAGTCATGGCGATGGTGGTAATTTCCCTTTGGAATGGCTGTGCCACATAAATATTCTGGTGTAAATCCATCCCTTTTTTTGGCAAGTGAATTCTGTCTGCTTCATTCAACGACACAAACTTGACAGTATTTCAGCGGGGAGCGATGGCACAGATTAGCAACTGTAATACAAAATCCGATGGTTCCTGGGACCTGCGGAAAAGGCAGTCCCCCAACCTCACTCAGATTATTCTCCTTTCCAGATGGAGTACAGCGGGCCGCCTTGCAGCTCTCGCAGGAGAAACAGCTATGACAGCAGCTACTACACGGAATCACCAAATGGTGAGTATTTGCTGTTGAGAATATGACTGTGTGAAGCACGGAGATAGGGGCAGCCAGTGCAGTAGCCTCCGCGTGGCCTCCTCCATCCCCAGTCACTTAGCCAGGCTGGAGAAGGAGCCTGCCTGTCCAGCCAGTGAGCTGCTGATGCTGGCAGAAGCACTGGATTTCATGTAAATGTATTTGCAAGTAAAGGGGATATGCTATTGCTGCATTTCCTGTTTTGCAAATATAGCATCTAGGTATATATCCCTCTCTGTAACTGATTTTTAGTCTTAACCCCATTTTGCGTGAAGCCTGTTCTAACCAGGTATCACTGATCCAAACTGGAGAGATGGCTGATGGAATTCCAGTCTTCCATTCCCTTTCTAAGGAGTGAAGTGAAGCCCTGGATCCACCCTCCCCGAATAGCAGCGTGTTTCACTTGAGTCTCTCCTCTGTTCCACAAATTACAATCCCCTTCCTGATAACTGGCATCCTTCACTAATATTCATTTCCTCTGACACTTTGCATGCTGTCAGATGCGTACttcagctgcttgctggggTTTCATAAAAGAACTACATCCTACCGCTATCAAGTACTCATGGGATAAATTGATtacatttgtctttgtttttagaTCCAAAGCATGGGAAGAGTTCTGTTGTTTCCAGCCTCGACTGCCTCTCAAGCATTGTGGAGAGGATTTCCACAGACAACTCCACATGTCCCATACTGCCTCCAGCTGAAGCTGTTGCTGAAGGGAGTCCCTGTTCCCCCCAGGAAGGAGCAAGCCTGAATGACAGCGGAGCCCAGATTCCTTCCCCCACCAACTGCACCCCGCTTCctcaggacagcagcagcagcagcaatcctATCTACCAAGTGCTATAAAGGCAGGCCCAGCCGGACTGCACCAAGAACAAATGGCTCCGTTCAGCCAAGCTCCAAGACCTGCCTTCTAAGACGGAAAGGACTTCAAGACTTGttccagttttaaaatatcattcaaAATTCCTTATATAACTTTTGAAACCTGTATTACTACAAAATACACTTAGT is from Numida meleagris isolate 19003 breed g44 Domestic line chromosome 6, NumMel1.0, whole genome shotgun sequence and encodes:
- the MYOD1 gene encoding myoblast determination protein 1 — its product is MDLLGPMEMTEGSLCSFAAADDFYDDPCFNTSDMHFFEDLDPRLVHVGGLLKPEEHPHHHGHHHGHPHEEEHVRAPSGHHQAGRCLLWACKACKRKTTNADRRKAATMRERRRLSKVNEAFETLKRCTSTNPNQRLPKVEILRNAIRYIESLQALLREQEDAYYPVLEHYSGESDASSPRSNCSDGMMEYSGPPCSSRRRNSYDSSYYTESPNDPKHGKSSVVSSLDCLSSIVERISTDNSTCPILPPAEAVAEGSPCSPQEGASLNDSGAQIPSPTNCTPLPQDSSSSSNPIYQVL